Genomic segment of Hoplias malabaricus isolate fHopMal1 chromosome 14, fHopMal1.hap1, whole genome shotgun sequence:
TTTCTCAAAAACAACAGAAGGAATTTGTAGTGCTTGATTTCAGCAGAACAGCAGTAAATATTAAATGCATCTAAAACTAAGCAGCACTTTGTAATAGTCTATGTGTAATAGTCCCAAATAAGAGAATGAGTTGAGTTGGGATTGTTGTATTTGAAAAATTGTGAGCTCAGAGTAAAATtacataatgaaaataaaatttacaTTCTGGAATATCACTAAATAATGACATCAGTCATTTTCAGAAAGTTCAAGTGAAAATGTAGAAGTAAACATTAATATAGTACCATTTGACTGCACTTGtatttcaaagtgctttacaaaacagtcatgataaaaataaaaagagaataaaatacaataaaaaaaaaaaataattattattattataacagcAAAACTAAAccaaataataacatttaaatataagcAGATAATATATGTGACAAAGTGACAAATATGCTCAgacattaaatgtaatatgCACAAGGAGTATCAAAGAGGCTATTTCATAATTTGAGAGTAGAAAAATTGACACATAATTTGGTTCAGCACCTTTAATGGATTAATTGTATAAGTTAAATGTaactaattaaatgtattaaattaattaaaatgaactgatttataaaaaaaaaaaatcagagcatggttttaaaagaaaaactgaaatagcCCCATCAGTAGACAGAATAAAGAATGTAGTAACCAATACATCCGTTTTCCAAATGGTATAAACTACTaatttaataacaaaaataacttTTGCAGCTGCTAAATGTAGAGAAAGCCCTGGACAATTCTAACAGTGATTTTAGAAGCGCCGTCAGGTTTGCAATCACTAATAGcaccatttttttcttctttttctcttacAGTAAACAATGTCATAGAAACACCAAAGTATTACTAATTTATCTGAGTCCTGATTTTTAGAGCCTTAAATCTCTGTTCGGAACTGGAGGGTGGTGTTTTTCATCTTCTGTTTGTAGTGTTCATCAAACTGCTCATTCTGAGCCACAGTGAAGTGATTCTTCCAGTCGCCAACTTTACCTTCAAAAAGAAATAAGAATAGAAATATAGTTGAAAGGTGCAAAAACATTTTCCTTGAAACCTCACACAATTTTGAAATTGTAGTCAAATCAGAAGTTTATATTAAAAGGAGGCACAATGTCAACTTTCTGCTGTTTAAAAGTTTATTCTGTCAAATATTAGGATAATTTCTGAAATACAGCATTGCTCTTCAGACCTGAACTGAGTTGTAAACTGTGTGCTAAAGAGTTTTGTCAATGCACTCATAACGATTAACGGCATAATAACCTTTACGCATAAATGGTGAGATCTTGAAGTCCATGACTGGAAGAGATGAGTAGTTGGTCATATTGTTCTGCTTCATGGCATCGAAATGTACATATTTGGTAactctctccttttcttctaTTGGTGTCGATAAACCAAGAAAGGAGCACAAACGATCAACTTCACGCCCAATGTCctaggaaaaaaacaaatgttatgTTAGTTGTGGATCTCAAAACTCCTGTGACCTGCAAATCAATCAAACTTCACTGTCGTTAAGgatatatattttctgtaagCGCATTTGGAGGAGTCAGAAACGGACCCGGCTTCCGTACCTGCATTCTACATGAAAAACTGTTATAGTGCCTCATGTGATATTGGTCAGTGGTACTATATTTCCACCTCATGTCTTTGATTATATTCAGTGACTTACATAAATGTAATGATACAGGAAAATAGGGCTGTGTGATATGGACTTTAAGTGATATCGTGATATTTCAAGGTATTTTtgtgataacgatattcttggggatatcagaatcagaaatactttattgatcccagggggaaattgcaattaaaacaaaacaaacaaaaaaacccacttttatatatattcattataataaatacattttattttagtataaatataacattttcagggtggcacggtggtgcagcaggtagtgccgcagtcacacagctccagggacctggaggttgtgggtttgattcccgctccgggtgactgtctgtgaggagttggtgtgttctccctgtgtccgcatgggtttcctccgggtgctccggtttcttcccacagtccaaaaacacacgttggtaggtggactggcgaatcaaaagtgtccgtaggtgtgagtgaatgtgtgtgtgttgccctgtgaaggactggccccccctccagggtgtattcctgccttgcgcccaatgattccaggtaggttctggacccaccgcgaccctgaactggataagcgcttaaagataatgaatgaatgactgaatgaataacattttcaaacaccAAAAAACTTTAAACCTTAGCTTATTTTGTAGACAACTGAAATTTACCAAGATTCTAACATTGTATAAAATTATGTAGTATATAATTCTATCACACAACTTAAGTGCAGAGCCTTACTGGAAAGCTCTGAAATGTATTGATGCTGATGTAAAAAGTCATGTAATAATTGGATATAAGGGTTTATTATTGACAGATTCTTAAAGTCTAGTTACTGTTGATGAATGTAATGATTGAGTGAAGGATGCCTCGTTTTGATACATTTTAAACGTGTTAGGTGTCGATTCCTCATGTCTTCGAGGGGAGGTGGGACAGAATTTAATACATGAAGGAAGTAGAGTCAAGTCAGGTAGCCTTTATTTTCATTGTATTGGGTATACAATGAAAGTTCAGTGCACCCAGAAAcagttcagtaaaaaaaaaaaacaagggtgACCAATGAAAGATATGATCTCCACAGAAACCTACAGTTAACGACATCAAGCAAGAACATGGCTACATATATACAATGATCAACTTAATTTCAGTCACAGTTGAACTAGTTACCTCCACCATATCTTCAAAGAACATGTAGTGAATATTTGAGTATGTCTGCTTCTTCTCCCAGTATCCACTCACATGGTCATACCAAGGGCCAAACACATCTAAAGACAAATGTAGAagatgttaaaatatttaagttaAGTTTGTTATAGCACTATCATGTTACATAAATCACTGTACATTTGGTTTGTACATGGTTTGTATAGATCTCACACACTTTTCCCGTCCATGAACGTCTGTAGAAATGTATTCCAGTCTCCTGGCTCGGGCTGTGCCTTATTCATCCGgtcaaagtgaaaataagagACTGCGTTGTCTTTGGCATTGCGAGCTACATAGACAACCTGGAGAGGAAATAGGGAACCACAAATGTTAAACCATTAAATGTTAATCCATTTTCAGGAACCATTAGCATTAACTGTGTTTGAGAGCATAGGCTCCAGATACTGTACCCTGCAGTTCTGTTCCCAGAAGGACTCGGGCAACAACTGAACAGGAAGATGAGTTTTGATGAGTCGTGGAGTGGTGGGCAACTTGTTTACCTGCTCCACCCCTGTTCAAGGACAAAAACATGTCACCTGTTCTCGTCTGTTTGTGTCCAGAGATAATGACTTATGTATCACATCTGAGTTATTGGGTGTCTGATCATGATGAGGATAGTGACTGACCTGAAGGTAACCCAGGGAAAGCTGACTCAAGGAAAGGTACTCGAAAGTATATGGGCAGCGACGTTTGACGTTCTGGTGCTGTATTGCCAAAATAGAGAAGGTCCAAAATATAGGACACCCAAGTGGTCCCTGTCATGAAAACACAGCCTTTCATCCATCAAAGTATGGGATTCACGTACAGTTCAATTTACAAAACTTGGTTTTAATGGCAAATATATGTATAGTGAATGATCACTTGACTAGAAAAACCTAAttagtttctacactcattttatcagttccactcaccatacaggggcactttgtagtactacaattacagactgtagttcatctgtttctctgcatatatTCTtatcccatttcaccctgctctttactgctcaggaccaccaccgtgcagctatgatttgggtggtgaatcattgtCAGTGCTTCAGTGATGCATCAGCATGTGTTGTGCTGCTATGAGTGCATCTACAAAGTGGATCAACGGGTTAGATGTGTCTTAtggagtgggcagtgagtggacaccGTGTTTAAAACTACACCAGCTACATAGAGAAGTGCATCgatgatgtgaccatctccaggaccatcaccatccgctccaaccagaagccgaggttgaatgcagaggtgcgtgTGCTACTGAAGGCTAGAGATGTCACTTTCAAATCAGGCGATAaggcggccctgagaacagcgagggccaaactctccctagctatcagagaggcaaagcgtgcacacggccagatcatccacagccacttccagagcagtagagacacttggcgtatgtggcagggcatccagagcatcactagctacaagactacaccacctgcttgtgacggagatgcttccctaccagacgtgctgaaccatttctacgcacggtttgaggcacagaacaacgtAACGGCGAGAAAAAccaccccttctcccagcgaccaggtgctgtcttttactgcagcCGACGTGAGtaaaactctatgcagagtcgacccgcggaaagctgctggaccagaaaACATTCCcggcagagtgctcagagaatgtgcagaccagcttgctgatgtcttcactgatatcttcaacatctctcttagcagcgccgttggtgcaacatgcttcaagaacaccaccatcatccctgtgcctaagaattcttctgtgtcctgcctcaatgactatcgtcccgttgcactcacacctgtcatcacaaagtgcttcgagaggcttgtcatgaggcacatcaaaaccctacttccccccacactggaccctctacagttcgcgCATCGTCCTAAACCTTCAACAGACGATGCCATTTCCACCACGCTCCACCTGacactcacccacctggacaagaaagacacatacGCCCGAAtactgttcatagacttcagctcagcattcaacaccatcattcctcagcacctgatcgggaagctgaatatactgggccttaacacttctctctgcaactggatcctggacttcctgactaggagacctcagtcagtccggattggtaggaacacctccagcaccatcacactgaacactggagctccccagggctgtgtgctcagtccactgctgttcacactgctgacccatgactgtgcagcgatgcacagctcaaatcatatcatcaagttcactgatgacacgactgtggtgggtctcatcagtaagaactacgagtcagcatacagagaggaggtgcagcggctaactgactggtgtgaagtcaacaacctgtctctgaacgtggacaaaaccaaagagatggttgtagacttcaaaAAACattgaacatcgacaactctgatGTGGAGACTGTCAAGAATACCAAATTGCAGAttgcaagtccctccagcggatcgtgaggacagctgaggagATTAttggtgtgtctcttccctccatcacagacatttacacTACTcactgcacccgcaaagcactcagcattgtgggagatcacacacacccttcacacacactcttcaacctactgccgtctggaaaaaggtatcgaagcattcgagccctcacatccagactccgtaacagcttcttcccacatgctatcagactcctaaacacctagagactgagacggGACTGAAGAAGCGCACCCACACACCTTTACAAAACACTGGtttgttggactgaaaatgatataCGGAAAACGagtttacacatatcctgtttacatcatggttacatccagttaccgtttacagcacaaatacactttaaattgcagtgtctctccccctcagcccccaccccccaccctgtacttatggttttgcactgtcttgtattgtattgtattgtatggatattgttttgtattttcttaaccatgtcttttgcacttaatgtgtgtgcactgttttatgtttgcacttgctttgcactagttgcacttcaatgttgtgtattgttttatgttttatgtcttttgcactttaatgcgtgtgcactgtttcatgtttGCACTAggtgcactttaatgttgtgtattgttttatgtagcaccttggtcctggaggaacgctatttcgtttcactgtgtgctgtaaacactgtatactgctgaaatgacaataaacttcttgaacttctgtctgatccactcgtaccagctcaagacacacaacacattcccaccacgtcagtatcactgcagcgcAGACAATGATCCATTATATAACATCAGAAAGCATGCAGACAAACAGGTctacagactacagtctgtatttaTATAACttcagagtgctcctgtatggtcagttgagctgataaaatggacaatgagtgtagatacaaggtagatgttcctaatccagtgatcgctCTGTGTATAATAGATTACTTTTATTATCAAATTATGAATTAAAACATATCCACACACCTGCTTTGGGAAAAGTGGAAACAACAATGTCATCTGGTCTCGCCTGAAAGTTCTGAAGGTCCACCCAGTTGTCAGTGAAGTAATGGACCATAGAGATGCCTTCAAAGTCGAACAACTCTGGTCGACTTATTTTCTTTATAGtgtcaaaaacaaaatgtcagGCTTCAGTATCATATGAAATATCAAAATTATCACAACAAACAATTCTTCAGTTGTTCAAATGGTAATTCGGTAAAAAATCTACGAAGTCGTTATTTATTGACAATATCTGTCAAAATATTTAATCGGATACCTTTAGATAGGTTtggctttttaaaaatggaagCACACAGTAATAAGTTTTCAACACCTCACCAGTGACAGCTGCATAAAACTAATTTTGGGTTCAACTGAAAATAGTGTCATAAAAATGTCTGAGTATTTCCCTACAGCAGACGTATTCAAATCTTTTCCTCCCAAGCCCCCTTTGGCACTTTTTGGAGAACTTGGGGGGCCCCCCTCAAACTAAAACATGTAAAGACTACTACAGTGTAAAACAACAAGTCATCCCATTTTTCCAGCGCTGgtatataacaataatacatGAAATAAAAAGCAGCACATATATTCTCCTCTATTTACCACAGAAGAACACAACTATTTCATTCCCAATCCACTCCATAAGTAGTCTAAATTCCATTTCATTCCTTTAGGTTTTTATCTCGcttgttgctctctctctcacaagttCAATACATGGCCTTTGAAGATTTTCAACTGTTGGGTGAGGGCCACACTTCAAAGAAAGAGCAAGAAATCACAATAAACACCATGTATACAGATACAGACCAAGTTTCAGCAGCCAAAACCTGTTTAGCtaaacagtctctctctctctcacagaaactctgacagacacacacactatctctcactctcacagacTTACTGAATTGATTGTGGGAAATAATAAAGCATTAAATAATGAAAGCCGTTTTGTAACAGAGTAGTTTAAATATAGCtatttttatttctcctctCGCCTGCGCCCCCCGCAATTCCATGGCGCCCCACTAGGGGAGCGCGCCCCGCAGTTTGAATATCTCTGCCCTACAGTTAAAAATCTTAGTCCGCAAGCATTAAATCAATGTTGGTATAAGATTTTGCAGATCATTTACCTGAAGGAAGTCCATTCCTTCCATGATGTCAGGAACACACTTGCCTTTTCTATGGTCTGCTTCCATCTCAATATATCTGGAGCgctttttttgcactgaagctGTTTATTCAAGAGCTGAGCTCTCTCACCTACTTGTCGTTCTCTTTTGTTGCTGCAGTTATGGATATTTCGTCCCGCCCCTCTGTGGGTCATTCACAATAGTCTGCGCATGTACAGCCTCCAACAGAGGAGTCTCCGCATTCCAAGTATGATCTGGTTCTGCAGGGAGTCCAAAGCTGGTCACAAAACAGCGCTAAATCTAGCTTTACTCCCAAAGTCGGATATTTGTCTTGCAGTACACAATGATTGCCACTCTTTTATATGAACACCACTATTGTTGAAGTtacatttactgttttttttttaaccaaagatTTTTAAAGTTACTAATACCATGCTAGCAATAGTTGAGGACACTGCAGGAGAACGTTAATGGTACGTTCATGTATGAAGTGTCTACTACGTTTGGACAAACCATGATTCTGGAAGTTTCTGGAGACTTCTTGAGTTCTGGATAAAATACCTGTACTGTTAAATATGTTCTGTTTAACACATGGGAATTTCAGCAACACTAAAatgtagtgatgtgtcggtcgcgaacgaaccgttTCAAAGAGTCGACTCTtttaagtgaacgatgagagccggttcccgtctaagaccgagccatttttttctaaggcttgtcattcaaccaatcagagaacaacaagcaagctccaaccctccaacccctccgagctgagacactaGGTTTTCCTGAATggcaatctgccttccaaaaaatagttgaagaaaatgttaaatcagttaaatgtttgttgacagttgtggttgttttaatcactaccgttgaatgctgctgttttgcactttgcagagtatttgtttattttatttcccagaaatggatgattatttaatttaataagctattttgtaatacctaccttttgggttccattggctatatttcagagtttacaagtgatttttattaaggtgtttaaataaaaatccagttatttatacaattgaatgtgtgagtgcaatcagtgagtaattacaagacagccataaaacaatttgccattgcaacactatttattatttttaatattgaacaatgatacaaagtcatgtaaaatgtaggtaatattgttctgtaccagtggaaataagtggtaaaacaaagagccatttagtaGCCGAAAGAGCCGACTCTTTAttaagagccgagccaaaagagccggttccccaaaaagagccgaaattcccatcactactaAAATGTACTTCTTTAGTCTGGGTAACAGTATTCAGCTGTGTCTTACAATGATATACAAGTGGAAACTTCTCTGGAGGGAGGGGACACCGGAACGTTTAAACTTGAGTTTCCTCTTTCCGCCCaccgcacacatacacatgtatATCCTGTAAATACTACATAACACACACTCGAGTTCCCAAAAATCTTATTTACTATTAACCTTGACCACAGCAAACATTTCCATGTGGCAAAGTGATGTGAAATACACAAacagataaatatatttctttaaatgttttaatatatctgtgcatttacaatttttaaacatgaaattatTGCAGTGTAAATGTTCTCTTACAAAGTCTTACTCCTAGTGTAGGATTCCCTATCTGAAAAACCTTCTTTGTTCAGACTTTGGTAACTGTATGTGGTAATAATTTGTCATGATATAAACAGTACGATTAGTCACTATGCTAGAGATTATTAGATTAGTTTGGGGCTTTTTTGTGCATAACAATAAACTTGGGAACTGGccagttgtttttttcttttccttttaaaCTCTAAGCTTGTAGCAACTTACTTGGCCAACTTTCACTATCGTCCCCTACCACAGGATTGTCAGAATGAGGGTTTGCGTGTCTGTGCTGCTGCGTGTGCATGAGAAAGAAACTGTCTCACTGAACACTGTACgtgagaggaagaaaaagaaaaaaaa
This window contains:
- the LOC136665720 gene encoding cytosolic sulfotransferase 3-like; its protein translation is MEADHRKGKCVPDIMEGMDFLQKISRPELFDFEGISMVHYFTDNWVDLQNFQARPDDIVVSTFPKAGTTWVSYILDLLYFGNTAPERQTSLPIYFRVPFLESAFPGLPSGVEQVNKLPTTPRLIKTHLPVQLLPESFWEQNCRVVYVARNAKDNAVSYFHFDRMNKAQPEPGDWNTFLQTFMDGKNVFGPWYDHVSGYWEKKQTYSNIHYMFFEDMVEDIGREVDRLCSFLGLSTPIEEKERVTKYVHFDAMKQNNMTNYSSLPVMDFKISPFMRKGKVGDWKNHFTVAQNEQFDEHYKQKMKNTTLQFRTEI